The following DNA comes from Nocardioides sp. JQ2195.
GGCGGCGCGCTGTGGCACGACCGGTCCGCGCGCACGCCGCGATTGCGGCTGATCAACTGGAGCCTGGTGATTGCTGCCCTGGTGCTCTTCCTGGTCACCGCCCTCACCGGCATCCCGGAGATGATCATCTCCGGGCCGATCCGGTGACCGGCTGGTACCTGCGCCGGGCCGTCCCCTGGGCGACCACACTGGGGTGCTTGGCCGGGACGGTCATGCTGATCGCCGCGATCACAGAGTGGTCCACGCTGACCGGGATCGGCCTGACGCTGATCGCCCTGCTGACCGGGGTGGCAGCCGGCTTCGCATTCGACGAAGCCGCCGTGCGGGTGACGTCGGTGACCGCCCGCGGCACACGCTGGGCGCCACTGGCGCGCCTGGTGGTGGCGGTGGCCGTGGCCATCGGCGGAGCCGGCCTGGTGGCGCTGGCCGCAGACGAGGCCGTCTCGGATCGGTCCGACTGGGCAGTGCTGGCCCTGGCGCTCGGTGGCGGGGCAGCTCTCGTCGCGATGGCGTTCGGTCGACGTCAGGTGCCGCGGCCCGGCAGTGGGATCGCGGCCGCCGTCGTGCTGCTGGGACTGATGCCGCTGGTGCTCAGCATGCTCCTGGAGCTCCGCTCGCCGTACCCCGTGGAGGCGTGGACTGCGGACCTGCGTACGACGTGGTGGAGCGCGGGGCTCCTCGCGTGGGGCGGCGCGCTGATGCTGGCACTGCGTGGCGTCCCCCGGCGACACGTCCAGCCCTGACGGTGCTCGACCCGGCCGCGGACTCCTGACGGCATTCCTGGCGGCGTTCCTGACGGCCTGGTGCTCCCGGGTCTCCGGCTCACCGGGCCTCTGACGCACCGGGCCCCTGGCTCCCCGTCCCCCGCCTTCGTGGCCTTGGGCTTCCGGTCCCCGGCCTACAGGGCCTCTGGCTCCCGGTCCCCCGCCTTCGTGGCCTTGGGCTTCCGGTCCTCCGGCCTACAGGGCCTCTGGCTCCGTCGTGTCCGGGGCATAGAGCGCCGTGAGCCGTCCGTGCGGATCGAGCTTCACCAGCAGGGCGTCGGCGATGTCGTGCAGCTGCTCGACCTGCTCGGCCGTGAGGGCGTCGAACACGTTCTCGCGCACGTTGGTGACGTGCCCGGGGGCAGCGTCGCGGATCCGCGCCTGACCGGCCTCGGTCAGCACGGCGTTGCTGGCGCGCTTGTCCTCGGGGCAGGGGGTGCGACGTACCAGGCCCTTGTCCTCGAGGCGACGTACGACGTGGGAGAGGCGCGGCAGCGTGGCGCTGGTGAGATTCGCGAGCGAGGTCATCCGCAGGGTCAGGTCCTTCGCCTCGGAGAGCATCGCCAGCACGAAGTACTCGAAGTGGGTCAGCTGCGCGTCACGCCGCAGCTGCGAGTCGAGGAGTCCGGGCAGCAGCTCGGTCACTGCCACCAGCCTCACCCAGGTCTCGCGTTCCTGGTCAGTGAGCCACTGTGTCTCGGTCGAGCGCGATGTCGCCATGGTCACACCCTAACAAGATAGTTGACGGAACAACCATTCTCGTGAGAACGTTCCACTATTAGTTAAAACAACAACCAAATCCGAAGGAGCACCTCATGGCGAACATCTCGATCATCGGCAGCGGCAACATGGGCCAGGCGATTGCCGCCGTCGCCACCCGCGGCAACCACGACGTCCAGGTCCTGCAGCACAGCGACAACGACGTCGCCGTCACCGGTGACATCGTCGTCCTCGCCGTCCCGCACACCGCGGTCGAGGAGATCCTCGCCCTGCGCGGCGACTCGCTGGCGGGCAAGGTCGTCGTCGACATCACCAACCCGGTCGACTTCACCACGATGGACTCGCTGGTCGTCGCGGCCGACAGCTCCAAGGCCGCCGAGATCGCCGCCGCGCTCCCCGACGCCAAGGTGGTCAAGGCGTTCAACACCAACTTCGCCAGCACCCTGGCCGAAGGCACCGTCGGTCCGCTGGACACCACCGTCCTGATCGCCGGTGACGACGATGACGCGAAGTCGGCCCTGACCGAGGTGCTCACCTCCGGCGGACTCAAGGCCATCGACGCCGGCGCGCTCAAGCGGGCCCGTGAGCTCGAGGCCATCGGCTTCCTGCAGATCTCCCTCGCCGCGCGCGAGAAGCTCGCCTGGACCGAGGGCTTCGGCGTCATCCACTGATCGGCCCCCCAGTCCACTCCCCCAGTCCACTCCAGCCCTCCACTCCAGCCCTCCACTCCAGCCGTCCACACCAGCATTCCTCCGCACCAGCCCTCCGCGCCTCCGGACCACCGGACCCGCACTCGCCACCCACGACCACAGGAAGCGCCATGACCATCCCCGCCGTTCGCCTCAACCACGCCGTGCTCTACGTCGCCGACCTCGAGCGCAGCATCGCCTTCTACCAGGCCGCCTTCGGCACGGAGATCGTCGCGCGTGAGCCGCGCGCGAACGCGGCCTTCCTGCGGATGCCGCGCTCGGGCAACCACCACGACCTCGGACTCTTCGGGGTCGGCCACCAGCCGCCCCGTCGTCCCGGCGCCATCGGCCTCTACCACCTGGCCTGGCAGGTCGACACCATCGACGACCTCGAGGCGGCCCGGATGACGCTGGCCGAGCTCGACGCCTACACCGGCGAGTCGAGCCACGGTGCCACGAAGAGCATCTACGGCAAGGACCCCGACGGCAACGAGTTCGAGGTCATGTGGATGCTTCCCCGCGCCAGCTGGGGCGAGTTCGAGAACGCAGCCCCCGTCGAGCGTCTCGATCTGGCCACCGACGTCGCCCGCTGGGGCGGCACCCGCACCGCATCCGAGCTCGTCCCCCAGGAGGCCTGACCATGAGCAGCTTCGACTCCCCCGTCGTCGCCTTCCACGGCACCGACGATCCCGAGCAGCCCCTCGTCGTGCTCCTCCATGGGCGCGGCTCGAACGAGCGCGACATCATCTCGCTCGCCCAGCACCTGCCCGACAGTGCGTCGTACGCCGCCGTGCGCGCACCGATCGCCGAGGGCGGCGGCTACGCGTGGTTCCAGAACCGTGGGATCGGCCGGCCCGTCGCCGAGTCGCTCGAGTCCGTGATGTCGTGGTTCACCACCTGGCTCGACGAGGTCGCACCCGTCGGTCGCCCGGTGATCCTGGCCGGCTTCAGCGGCGGCGCCGCGTTCGCCGGCGGGCTGGTGCTGCGCGACCCGTCGCGCTACGCCGGAGCGGCGATCCTCTACGGCACGCTGCCGTTCGAGGCCGGCGTGCCGACGACCCCTTCCCGGCTCTCGCTCGTGCCGATGTTCGTCGCCCAGGGCGACAACGACCACGTGATCCCGCGCGAGCTGCTGGACCGCACGTGGAGCTACCTGCACACCGAGTCCGGCGCGCCCACGCAGGGGCACCGCGACCCGGGCGGCCACGGCATCACCCAGGGTGCGCTGCACCAGCTGATCATGTGGCTGGGCGCCCGGGTCTCGTACGTCGCCGCCCACCCGGCGTCCGACTCCCCGACCTCGTGGCCGACGCTCCCCGGCGGCCAGCTCCACCCGCGGTCCGGAGCCCGCCCCGAGGTGGCGTGGAGCATCCCGCAGCAGCAGCTGAGCGACACCTCCCCCGCCGCCATCCAGGAGCAGCTCTGGGCCCGGATCTCGACGCTCCCCGGTGTCGGCAACGGTCCCTCGCAGATCTCCGTCCCCGGCGCCCGTGGCCTGGTGCTCGGCGGCTCGACCGGACCCGACGAGGCGTTCCTGGTCCCCGAGGTCCGCGAGTTCGCCCACCTGCACCCCGAGTACGACGGCTCCTTGCACCTGGCCCTGCCCGCCGCACTCGCCGCCGACGTGGTCGCCAAGGGTTGGGGCACGCCGCACCCGTGGGCCGGCAGCCGCCTGAGCCTCGGCTTCACGATGGTGTTCGGCCCGCGCGACGAGGCCGAGCTCGAGGTCGTGGCCGGGATCGTGGCCACCAGCCACGCCTTCGCGTCCGACACGTTGCCGGCTGAGCCTGGCGCCTTGTTGATGCCGTCGGGTGGCTGAGTCGTCGGGTGACCGAGCCGGCGGGTGGCTGAGCACCCGCTACTCGATGAAGTCGGGCGGCGTCGTGTTCTCCAACCTCGGGTCGGTCTCTCCCCCGGACATCGCGAGGAGCCCAACCACCGCCCGGCCGATGGTGAGCAGGTCCTTCGGGTTCTTCTTGTCCAGGCCGCCGATCAGCTGCTTGAGGATCGACAGCTGGTCGAAGTAGATCCGCTCGGTGACCAAGTTCTCCTGCTCGTCGAAGACGAAGTACGCCGTCATCCGGGTGCGATGCTTCGACCCGGTCGCCGGGATCTTCCCGAGCGGGCCGAGGTGGGTGCCGAGCAACCAGAACTCGACGACCACCGCATCGACGGTGTGACGGAACGCGATGATCTCGTGGTCCTGGTCGGGAAACGCGACGCGGGTGTCGTGGTAGTACTCGCGCACCTCGCTGTCACCGTCGTGCACCCGCATCATCGGGATCAGCTCGTAGTGCGGATGCGGGAAGGTGGACAGTGTCGCGTCCCAGTCCCGGGCCACCTCGTCGTGGAAGTGGTCGAGGACCAGCTTCTCGCGGGCGCGCAGCACGGCTTCGGCGGGCAGTTCGAAACGACTCATCGGGTCTCCTCGGGCGGCGTGGTCACCAAAGCGTCGTGGTCACCACAGCGTCGCGGTCGCCGGGCTCATGGGCAAGGCAGATCACCGTCGAGGTCCGACCACACCGTTCTCGTGGGCGAGGACCACCGCCCGGACCCCGCCCGGACCCCGTCAGGACGCGTCGGGACGCGGCGTGCGGCCGCGCTTGCGGTTGCCGCGGTGGTAGGACTCCCGACTCATCTTGGAGGCGTAGGCCGACCCCATCGCCTGCACGCTGACGTCGAGCCCGTCGACCTCGTCGAGATCGGCCCTGATCCCGGAGGCCACGTCGGCAGGGGCACCCTCGAGGGCCAGGCCCAGCTGGTGCTTGGTCTCCCGCAGGTGCTTGCGACCCTCCTGCACGTCACCGCGCTCGAAGGCCTCCGATGCCTGGCGCTTGGCGTCCTGTGCCTCCTGGAACAGCACCTCCGAGTGCACCGTGGGGTGGGGGACGCGGGCCGCGGCCTCGTCACCGGGAACCACGTTCACGTTGATCGGCAGGCTGACCGTCTGCTCGACCAGGGCGGGCAGCTCGACGTAGGCCAGCTCGAGCGTGGCGATGTGGGCGAGGCCGAGACTCGCCAACGCCGGCACCCGGAACTTCAGCAGCAGCTTGCGCGACTCGGCGGCGAACAGGTCACCGAGCTCGACCATCACCGTGCCGTCACCGATCTGCTGGGCCGGCAGGTCGTTGTAGAGCCGCAGCATCTCGACGGCCGGCTCGAACCGGATCGTCAGCGCCGCGCCCTGCACGGTCTTGCTCAACAACCCGTCGACCTCACCCGCGATCGCGGCACCGGCCGCGTCGGGGTTGTCGGCGAAGACGTGGTTGCCGTTGCCGGACCGGGCGATGGCCGCCAGCAACGTCTCGTCGTAGCCGCGGCCGTAGCCGAGGGTCGAGGTGACGATGCCCTCTGCGTAGGCCTTGGCGGCGAGCGTGGCGAACTCGTCGGCGCTCTTGATGCCGGAGTTCACGTGGCCGTCGGAGACCACCAGCACCGTGCCGCCGGACTCACCGACGACGCGACGCAGCTCGCGCAGGCCGCGCAGGACGCCGGCGCCGAGGTCGGTCATCCCGCCCGTGCGGACCGCCATGATGCGCTCGATGGTGGCTTCCTTGTCGGTCAGCGGACCGGCCGGGACCACCACCTGGGCCTCGTTCTCGAACGTGACCAGACCGAAGTTGTCGGTCGGCTCGAGACGGCGCACGAGCGCCACGAGGGCCTGCTTCGCGCCTTCCAACGGCGCACCATCCATCGACCCGCTGCGGTCGAGCACCACCTGGAAGGAGGCCTGTGGCCGGGCCTCGTCGGCCACCGCCGGCGGCGCCTCGAGCTCGAGGAGGACGGCGACCTCGTCCTCCGTCTCGTGGGCGACCAGGTTGACGTCGAGCAGTGCGTTGATCTTCATGCTTCCCCCTCTGTGCGGCGAGCCCCTGCCCGCCTGGGAAAGAGCATGCCACCGTGCACCGACACCGGAGATGCGGTGACCGCCAGGAGCGGCGTTCACCCCCAGTGGCGGCGAATGACGGTGGCCGCGTTGAAGGGATCGGCGCCACGCTGGGCGGCGAGGATGCCGACGCCCTCGGGCGACCGGGTGAAGACCGGATCGCCGCCGCCGACCCAGTGCGCCCACGCGTCGGCGTACGCCCGTGCGTCCTTGGCCCGACGGCCGAAGGCAGTCGGCACGGCGTGCCAGACGACACCATCGGCCTGCAGGCCGCCGAGCACGGCAAGGCGTGCGCGTCCCCGATCGGTCCGGCCGGGCGCCACCACCCAGCGGGGTACGACGTAGCGCGGATCCGCGATCGGCGAGACCGCCTCGTCCAGCGCCGTGGCGAACGCCGCAGACTCGGGCTCCGCGACGCCGGAGAGGTGACAGCGGTACCTGCCCCGGTGGTCGATCTCGACGACCACCCCGTCGGCCCCGACGGACGCACGGCCCAGCGCACGCATCGTCTCCGCCACCGCACAGGCGATCTGGCTGACGCCCGGTGGGCGTGAGGCGGCAGCCAGCAGCTGGCGCCCGTACGTCGTGGTGCGGTGGTCACCGACCAGCCAGGCGACCACTCCCAGCACCAGACCGACGGCCACCGGGAGCAGGCTCTGCGTCAGCAACCCGGCCGCGAAGGTCAACCCGGCCAGGACGAGTCCGACGTGCACCGGCGTCGATGACGGACGGAGCGGGCCGTTGGCCAAGGGCGTGATCGACTCCGCAGTGAGGGCCACGGGCACCGGCTCGACGGCACCTCCCAGACGAGAGGGGTCGGGCAGGATCCGCACGGTGTGCGCGAAGACGTCCTGGTAGGGCTCGCCCACCCTCCACTGGGCACGCAGGTCGGCTCGTCCCTGTGCCCGCACCAGCATCCGCGCGTTCACCGCGTCGAAGTCGTCCGGCGCCGGCGGCGCGAACGGGGACAGCTCCGGATCGATGTGGGCCACCCCGTCGACGATGTCCCCGTCGTCGTCGATCGCGAGGAAGCCACGATGCTTGCGGACCAGTCGGTCCCAGTCGTTGTGGGCCTTGGGGTGGTCGTCGGCCACGCAGACCACGGACCAGTTGATCGCCACCTTGCCGCCCCATTGCGGGTCCACCCGCAACGCCCGGCCCCGGGTCTGCACCACGGCGGTCGTCGTGGTGACGGCTGTCAGGTCGACCAGACCCGTGATCCGGCGGGCGTCCCAGCCCTCGCCGAGCAGCGCGCGGGTGCCGACCAGGACCTGGCAGTGCCCGGCCTGGAAGAAGTGGGTGACCACCCGGACCCAGGTGCGACTCGTCCACGCACCGGCCAGCTGGCAGGCACCGTCGGCCACCTCCTCGATCTGCAGGCCGGTGATGCCTTCCGCGATCGCGTGCTCGCGCAGGTGCTGCAGCGTCTCGGCGCCACCGGCAACCGTGCTCCCGGTGACCATCAACGGATGCATCACGGCCGTGGTCGGGTCGGCGACGAGCCCTGCCAGCACGGCGTGCGCCGACCCCGACTGCTGGTCGAGGACACCGGTGAGGTCGGCGGGCAGCATCGCACTCGCCCGCTCGTGGTCGCACAGGACCAGGGTGCGCATCCGCTCCCCCAGCGCCGCATGCTCGTGGGTGACGATCTCCACCGCGGCACGCATCTTCGCCGCCGAGCGGGCCAGCACCCGGTCGACCGGCGTACGCCCACGCCTGATGCCGCGCCGGGTCCAGACGAAGCCCACGGACGGCAGCGCGCGACGGACCGCCCGGACCGCGGCGGCGTCACGATCGTCCTCCCCGGGCCTGAGCGCCTTCGTGATCCAGTCCTCGATCAGGGTCACCCAGTCGTCGGGCGTCGGATCGCGGCGGTGCTGCTCTCCCATGCGGGCGCCGATCGGCAGGGCGAGCAACCCCTTGTGGTGCATCCTCAACGCGGCATCACAGAGCTCCTGATCCCGCTTCTGCAGGCTGTGCCACGCAACCTGCTCACTGAGGAAGCGCAGGTCCAGCCAAGTCAGGAAGCCGATGCTGGCGAACTCCGGATCGAGCAGGTCTGTGACCAGCCCGGTGAACCGCTCCGCCTCACTGCGCAGCCACTCACGCTCGACGGCGGTCGGCGTCGTGAGCCAGACCATCTCGGCGTACGGCGCCAGGTCACCCTCGCGGACCACCGCCGGGATGGAGGCCTGGTAGAGGCTCTCACCGAACATGCCGCGCACCAGCGCGGCCTGGTCACGGGTCAACGCATCGGGCGGTGTGGCCGTCAGGCCCAGGACCCGGGCCTCGGGAAGCTCGGCCAGCAGCTCCTCGAGCAGCCGCCCCCAGACCTCGAGCAGGTGGTGGCACTCGTCCAGGACCAGCAGGATCGGCCCGGCCTCACGAAGGCGTCCGACCAGCGCGCGTCCGTTGTCGTGCAGACGCGCCAGCAGCGATGCCTCCTCGCCCTCGTCGTCCACCTCCTGGTCGGCGTCGAACACCGCGAGCGACTGATAGGTCAGCGCCGACAGCTCGTGCCCGAGGTCACGGCCGGTCCCGGCCTCCAGCCCGAAGTCGTGCGCCTGCCGCTCCCACTGCGACTGGATCGCGGTGTTCGGGCCGAAGACGACGGCGCGGCCCGTGCCGGGGGCGCGACGAACGGCTTCCAGGCCGACCCGGGTCTTCCCTGCACCGGGTGGCAGCACCACCCACGTGCGCGTGCGGCCCGCGGCCCACGCCGCCTCGAGGACGTCGAGGGCCTCGCGCTGGTGTCGCCGCAACGGTGGCGGGACGGCGGCGGGCATGGAGGCATCCTCGCAGGCCGCCCGGTCGTTCCGTGGTGGCCGGTCATCGCTTGCGACGGCGACCCCGGACGCTCCCGACCTTGCTGCCGCTCAGCGCACGACCGCCCGGGGCGTCGCGAAAACCATCTTTTTCGGAGATGCCGTCGCGCCCCGCCGAACCTAGGCTGGACGACGATCGGGGCCCGCATCTCAGAACCCGTGGAGGCACGGCCATGTTCATCCAGGTCATTCAGGGAAAGTGCACCAAGCAGGACGAGCTGCGCGCCGTGGCAGACCAGTGGCGCAGCGAGCTGGGACCGACCGCCCGCGGCTTCCTCGGCGGCACCTACGGCTTCACGGACGACGACATGTTCGTCGGCGTCGTGCGTTTCGAGTCCCGTGAGGCCGCCATGGAGAACTCCGCACGCCCGGAGCAGGACGCCTGGGCGGGCCGGATGATGGCGCTCATGGACGGTCCGGTCGAGTTCCACGACTGTGACGACGTCACGGTGATGCTGGACGGTGGCTCCGACACCGCCGGATTCGTCCAGGTGATCAGGGGCAAGGTCGACGACCCGAGCCGGCTCCAGGCGATGATGGCCGACACCGACCTGCTGCACCGGATGCGACCGGACATCATCGGCGCCACCCTGGCCATCGAGGACGACGGCACCTTCACCGAGACCGTCGCCTTCACCGACGAGGCCAGTGCCCGCACCGGCGAGGCCGTGGAGCCGCCGGCCGACGTCCGGGCTGCCCTGGACGAGGCGATGCGCGGCGCGACGTTCCTCGACCTGCACCACCCGTGGTTCGAGTCCGCCTGAGCCCTCCTCGGGTCGGCCCCCGCTGCGTCACCCAGATGCGTACGATCGGAACCATGGCACGCAAGCGGCAGCACCCCATCCATGACATCGACGAGGACGACCTGCGCGTCCGCCCGCCCAAGGACTCCGCCGTGGGCATCCCGGGCATCGCCGTCGCGATGAAGCGGACGATCGGGAGCATGGGACCGGTCCGCACCGCCAAGTCGCTGCTGAAGCTCAACCACGCGGACGGCTTCGACTGCCAGGGGTGCGCGTGGCCGGACCCCGAGCCGGGGCACCGGCACACGGCGGAGTTCTGCGAGAACGGCGCGAAGGCGGTGGCCGAGGAGGCCACCAACCGACACGTGCTGCCGGAGTTCTTCGCCACCCACAGCATCGACGAGCTCGAGCAGCACACCGACTACTGGCTCGGCCAGCAGGGGCGCCTGGTCCACCCCGTCGTACGCCGGCGCGACGCGACGCACTACGAGCCGATCAGCTGGGACGACGCCTTCGCCCTGATCGGCGAGACGCTGAACGGGCTCGACGACCCGGACGAGGCGATCTTCTACACCTCCGGGCGTACGTCGAACGAGGCGGCCTTCGCCTATCAGCTCTTCGCCCGCCAGCTCGGCACGAACAACCTGCCCGACTGCTCCAACATGTGCCACGAGTCCACCGGGACGGCGCTCGCCGAGGCGATCGGGATCGGCAAGGGCTCGGTGAGCCTCCAGGACATCCACGAGGCCGAGCTGATCGTGATCAGCGGGCAGAATCCCGGCACCAACCACCCGCGGATGCTGAGCGCCCTGGAGATCGCCAAGAGCAACGGCGCGAAGATCCTGGCCATCAACCCGCTGCCCGAGGCAGGCCTGCTCAAGTTCGACAATCCCCAGACGCCACGCGGGCTGAGCGGTGTCGGCACTGCCCTTGCCGACCTGCACCTGCCGGTGCGCATCAACGGTGACCTCGCCCTCTGGCAGGCCTTCGGGCTGCTGCTCCTGGAGGAGGACGAGCGCCGCGGGGGTGGCGTGCTCGACCGCGACTTCATCGAGCAGCACACCTCGGGGTTCGCCGAGTGGGCCGAGCAGATCCGTGCCCTCGACTGGGCACTCGTCGAGCGCGCGACCGGGCTCGAGCGGGCCCGGATCGAGGAGGCCGCGCGGATGCTGATGGACTCCGGCGCGACCGTGAACTGCTGGGCGATGGGCATCACCCAGCACCGCAACGCGGTGGCCACGATCAAGGAGTTCACCAACGTCGCCCTCCTGCAGGGCAACATCGGCAAGCCCGGCGCCGGCCTGTGCCCGGTGCGCGGCCACTCCAACGTGCAGGGCGACCGGACCATGGGCATCTGGGAACGGGTCCCCCAGCACTTCCTCGACGCGCTGGAGGAGGAGTACGGCTTCAGGCCGCCCCAGGAGGACGGCTGGGACACCGTCGACTCGATCCGGGCCCTGCGCGACGGCAAGGCCAAGGTGTTCGTCGGCATGGGCGGCAACTTCGTCTCGGCCGCCCCGGACACGGTGGTCACCGAGGAGGCGATGATGAACGCCGATCTCACCGTGCAGGTGTCGACCAAGCTGAACCGCTCGCACGTGCGCTGCGGACGGACCGCGTTGATCCTTCCCCCGCTCGGTCGCAGCGAGAAGGACCGCACCGGCGGCATCGACCAGCGAGTCACCGTCGAGGACTCGATGTCGGCCGTGCACGCCTCGCGCGGCCCGCTCACCCCGGCCAGCGGACACCTGCGCTCGGAGGTCGACATCATCTGCTCGATCGCCGAGGCCACGTTGGGCACCGACGGGCCCGTCCCGTGGTCGGACTACCGCGCCGACTACCGCAACATCCGCCGGGCCATCTCCCGTGTGGTGCCCGGCTGTGCGGCGTACGACGAGAAGGTCGACCGCCCCGGTGGCTTCGTCCTCCCCCACCCGCCCCGCGACTCGCGCACGTTCCCGACCGAGACCGGCAAGGCGATCTTCACGCCCGTGCCGCTGGAGGTCATCGACGTCCCCGAGGGCCGTCTGCTGCTGCAGAGCCTGCGCAGCCACGACCAGTTCAACACCACGATCTACGGCCTCGACGACCGCTACCGCGGGATCTCACGCGGCCGGCGCGTGGTGTTCATGCACCGCGACGACATCGCTGCTCTCGGCCACGAGGACGGCGACATCGTCGACCTGGTCAGCGAGTGGACGGACGGCACCGAGCGCTCGGCGCCCGCGTTTCGGATCGTCGAGTACGACACCCCGCGTGGCTGCGCGGCGGCGTACTACCCGGAGGCGAATCCGCTGGTGCCGCTCGACTCGACGGCCGAGGGCAGCAACTGCCCGACGTCGAAGTCGGTGGTGATCAGGTTGCAGCGCCCCTCCGGTGGCGGCGCCAGCTCCGAGGGCCGCGGGGCCCCGATCGGGTCCGACCGGGGCCACAAGACCGACGTGGAGCCGCAGCAACTGAGCTGAGCGCGGAGACGACGGCGACGGTCACGAGCTCCGGCGACGCCAGACCACGAGGGCAATGATCGCCACCAGTGCCGCGGAGCCGGCGATCACCAGCTGCTGCTTGTGCTGGGCCGCCTGCTTGCGGGGGTCCAGCTTCTCGCTCAGCAGGTCCACCGTCTCGCCCAGACGCTCCCGGGTCTCCTTGATGTCCCTCTGGAGCTCGTGGGGGTCGCTCAGGTCACGTCCGTTCGCGGGAACGGTGTGCTGGCCGGTGAGGCCACGGGGGTCAGTCATTTCCTGCTCCCTTCAACGTGTTGACGTCCTTCTTGACGTTCGCGAGCGCCTGCTCGGGCTTGGGTGGCGTCCCTTCGGTGACCTGCTTCTTGCCGACCAGGCCCGCCACCGCCGCGGCCACGAAGAGCACGACCGTGACGATGAGCGCGGCCAGCCATGCGTCCATGACCAGTGCCAGCGCGATGATGGCGGTCGCCACCAGGGCACCGAATCCGAACAGGCCCAGGATGCCGGCCGTGCCGAAGAGCCCGGCGCCCACACCGACGTGCTTGGCCTTGTCCTTCATCTCGAGCTGGGCCAGCCCGATCTCGTCCTTGATGAGCCGCCGCGTGTCGTCGGACATCTGCCGCAGCAGGTCCGCCGTCGACGGCGTCGAGGCAGCCGTCGCGACAGGTGCCGTGGGCCTGTTGGGTGCGTCCGTGAGCACGGGGTCTGTCATGTCCCGATCGACCATGATGGCCTCCGTTCCTTGTGGGAGATGTCCTTCGGGTACCCAGCCACGGGATCGCCAGACGGGTGCGCGCGAACCGCGTGTCGACGCGTGCCTCGGCACGCGCGGGGGCACGCCCCCGCGCTCCGTCACGGATCAGTCGCGGAGGTGTGGGTACCGCGCGGCACATGACGTCCTTCGGCTACACCCTGATGACCGAACAAGCCGGTCCGCGCTCGCTCGTGGACCACGCGGTCGGCGCGGAGTCCCACGGGTTCGACTTCGCGGTGATGAGCGACCACTACTCCCCTTGGCTGGAGTCACAGGGTCACGCGCCGTACGCGTGGAGCGTGCTGGGCGCGGTCGCCCAAGCCACCAGCGAGCTTCCCCTGATGACCTACGTGACCTGCCCGACGATGCGCTACCACCCGGCGGTGGTCGCGCAGAAGGCGGCAAC
Coding sequences within:
- a CDS encoding FdhF/YdeP family oxidoreductase, producing the protein MARKRQHPIHDIDEDDLRVRPPKDSAVGIPGIAVAMKRTIGSMGPVRTAKSLLKLNHADGFDCQGCAWPDPEPGHRHTAEFCENGAKAVAEEATNRHVLPEFFATHSIDELEQHTDYWLGQQGRLVHPVVRRRDATHYEPISWDDAFALIGETLNGLDDPDEAIFYTSGRTSNEAAFAYQLFARQLGTNNLPDCSNMCHESTGTALAEAIGIGKGSVSLQDIHEAELIVISGQNPGTNHPRMLSALEIAKSNGAKILAINPLPEAGLLKFDNPQTPRGLSGVGTALADLHLPVRINGDLALWQAFGLLLLEEDERRGGGVLDRDFIEQHTSGFAEWAEQIRALDWALVERATGLERARIEEAARMLMDSGATVNCWAMGITQHRNAVATIKEFTNVALLQGNIGKPGAGLCPVRGHSNVQGDRTMGIWERVPQHFLDALEEEYGFRPPQEDGWDTVDSIRALRDGKAKVFVGMGGNFVSAAPDTVVTEEAMMNADLTVQVSTKLNRSHVRCGRTALILPPLGRSEKDRTGGIDQRVTVEDSMSAVHASRGPLTPASGHLRSEVDIICSIAEATLGTDGPVPWSDYRADYRNIRRAISRVVPGCAAYDEKVDRPGGFVLPHPPRDSRTFPTETGKAIFTPVPLEVIDVPEGRLLLQSLRSHDQFNTTIYGLDDRYRGISRGRRVVFMHRDDIAALGHEDGDIVDLVSEWTDGTERSAPAFRIVEYDTPRGCAAAYYPEANPLVPLDSTAEGSNCPTSKSVVIRLQRPSGGGASSEGRGAPIGSDRGHKTDVEPQQLS
- a CDS encoding DUF3618 domain-containing protein, giving the protein MTDPRGLTGQHTVPANGRDLSDPHELQRDIKETRERLGETVDLLSEKLDPRKQAAQHKQQLVIAGSAALVAIIALVVWRRRSS
- a CDS encoding phage holin family protein, whose product is MTDPVLTDAPNRPTAPVATAASTPSTADLLRQMSDDTRRLIKDEIGLAQLEMKDKAKHVGVGAGLFGTAGILGLFGFGALVATAIIALALVMDAWLAALIVTVVLFVAAAVAGLVGKKQVTEGTPPKPEQALANVKKDVNTLKGAGND